The genomic region TATTAATTTTAACATAATTAAATTAATCAGTCTTAATTGATTGATTTAATTACGACTAATAAGGTATAACCGATTTGGATTAAATGTTCGACTTTCTTTTTCGATAATCAATTTAATTTGATTGATATATGATTATCGATCGATATTTAATAATTGATTTTAGTCGGGACTTAAGGTTTTGTTGTTGACCGACTATTTACACGTTGCCACTTGTCATTTCCGACTACTTTTCAACTTTGCCAACTCATGAGCCACGTATGCAATTTGTCGAGCCCACACATTGTTTGAATAATTCAACGATTATTATTATCGTTAAATTATGTATGTCTACAATCATAAATTCCTCACATGCTCTAATGAGAAGAAAACAATATAAAATATTTTATTAATTATTTTTATTGTTATAATAAAATATAGAATATTTCTTTTGTTATAATTAAAGATGATGTAGAATATTTTATTATAACAATAGATGCCGAAATCTCTAAAATTGGGAAGTTGTTGGAGTTAAAGCAAATTTCTTTTTTTGGAGATTTTGGTTTTTACTTTCCCATTTTAGAAAAATTTTGGGAAAATTGTTGGAGATGCTCTATGTAATACCCAAGATTTTCATATCAATTTTCCTTGTATTATTCCCTTATTTAATGAAGGATTATTTATGGAAATTCTTTGGTTTATGCGAAGTTGAAGTTTTGGGAGTTTATTTAAGTGCTGTGACTTTTGAGAGGCCAAAAGTTGACTTTATTTTTCGTAAGTTATCTTCGAAAACTTCCTTCACGAAAGTTGTAGAGTTTGTTGATACGAGTTCGTAGACATGCGGCACGTTTGAAACGGATGTCGTATGAAGAAGTTATGTTCAGAGGAAGTTTGTTTTCGGGTTTGAAAAGAGTATAAGTAGAAAAAAATGTGTGTGGGATTAATTAGAACCCTAAAGTCAGTTTCCCTCCTCTCTCTCTCCTCCCACCCGAGCTCCCCGAGCCTTCACCTTCTTCAGCCGAGTTCTTCCTCCTCCGGCCACCAAACCGGACGCCACCGGTCCCATTCGACTCCCACAGCAGCCCTCTTCATTTCTGGAGCAGTCTCGCCGGCTGTCCCGCTGCCTGGAAGCCGCCACGAAGTGGCGGAGCTGCTGCTGTCCCGCCGGAAAACCGGTGATTTCGAAGCCGTTTCCGGCCAAGTTTAGGTGAGTCTTGATCCCCTCTTCCTCCTAGTAGTGTCTAGGCATAGTTGAAGCAAGTTTTTGAGGTTTTGAGGCCGGTTTTGCAGGTTTTGTAGTGTGATTTGCTGGTTACCTTTCGGGGCAGTTTCCGGCCAGTTCCGGCCAAAATTGGTTGAAGCCTCAGGTATGAAAGTTGCTCCCCTTGCTGCAAGCTTCAACTTTGCTGTTAAGAGTTTTCTCTAATTCGGAAGTCCATGGAGGCGCGTGGGGCCCACTCGTCGCCGCCTGTGGCGGCGCGTGGCAGCGCGTCCGGTAGGTTTGTGGCTTAGGTTGCTATGTTTTGGCTAGCTCTTGTTGTGGTGAGCTTATTGAGATGTAAAATTCCTAGGTTGTGAGCTTTGTTCGTATGATAGGATTTTAAGTTTGTTATTAGGTTTGGTTGAGGGTTGAGTTAGGATTTGAGGATTAGAGACAGCCATTTTGGGTCTCTAAGTTCGACGACCTTGAAAAGTTGTCCTCCCTTGAACTAAGGGTTAGTTAAGGGGTATTGTGATAACCTATAATATTTTATTACTAAGGATTTATTTGTGTGATTTTAGGTGATTTGTGATTTTGTGATTGGCTTGCCTTCGTTGTGTTGGGGGTTTTGCAGCGGGATTTCTAGGTGAGTAAATCTCACCAAGGTTCACTTTTGAACCAAATTTAATTATGGTCATGTGATGATGATGTTGGATTTAATATTTTGCTTTTAATTGTTTTTAAAAATATATGAGCTTGATCGCCAACGGCTCAAAGGTAAGGTAAAACAAGTCTTCTTTATGTGCTATTTTGAGATTCATGTGATCATGAGTTTATTGATTATTTATAGATTATTCTTGTGGAATATCTATATTTTGTTCAAGTAAATATTTCCATGTGAAAGAATAGAATTAATGATGTGATATTGTGTTGTGGAGAATAATAATGTGATATTGTGTGGTTGAGAATAATGATGTGATATTGTGTTGTTGAGGTTAATGTTGTGATATTCTGATTTTTTGATAAATAGCCAAACCGGGTTCCAAGTCCTTAATTGGGTGATTGGTTGCGGTTAAGTTGCTATTTATCATTTTTGTGTTTGATATTAGACAGTCAAACCGGGTTCCAAGCCTTTGGTCGGGTGATTGGTTGCGGTTAGGAATAGAGCTCTAGTCCGTCTGTCAGTGTAGGTCATGAGAGATACTGTATGGTATCTGGGACCCATGGGTACACATAGTGTTGTACTATTGTTGTAGGTCATGAGGGGTATTTTATTAAATATCTGGGACTCATGGGTACTTTTCTTGGGTAATGTGTTGGATGTGTGTTTTTCTTTAATTGTGGATCCAATCTCTCTTGTGGAATATTGGATGTGATAAATGTTGTGTTATTTTTGAGTTTACTCATATGAGCTTTTTAGCTTACCGGGTTTGTTGTTTATAACCCGGTGCACCAATTCTTGGTGTAGGGGTTAGACCTGCAGGTGAGGATCAGTAGGGTTGAGGTGGAGGCTTAGTGACAGGGTTTTTTGTTGGGTTTTGGTTGTTCATTGTATATATTTATTTTTATATATATATTGGGATAGACAATAATAAACTCATGTGAGCGTCTCATTTTCTTGACTCTCGAGTTTATGTAAACAAGGAAATGTAATATTTAACTCAATATGGAGTTGTGTGTAAATTTTACTTTCCGCATTGAGTTTAGTTTCATTGAAATTTTGTTGAAACAGGTTTTGAGATTATATTATTTTAAGGGATATTATGCCAAATTTTTTGAAAATTTCCTTTTGAAAATTGGGATGTGACCGCTCTAACTTCGTTTTGTCCAAAAAGAAAAGTTAACTATATATTGATCAATATTAATAGTCAAAAAGTCCTACATAGAGAAAGGGTTTGTATGTTTCTGGGTTCAACTTCAACCTAAGATCATATTTCTTAGGTTGAATCTGCTACATGGATGTAGTGTGTGGACATTGAACCTCATGATCATATTCCTTTACTTAAGAAAGTTTGGAGGTCTAACATGGTTCTTAAAATTAAAGTTTTTAGCTAGCTTCTTTTACAGGGTTGGCTAAAAACAAAAAGTAGATTACATAGATTTGGTTTTGTTGACAATAATCTTTGCCCTTTATGCAACCAGGAGGAGGAAACTATTTCCCACCTCTTTTGTAAATGCCCCATCTCAGATCAAGTTTGGAACCTTGCAGGATTCAGGGATGTTTGTAATACAGATGACTTGGTCCAAAAAATGCATGATATTTTTATTGATAACCCTTTTGATGCTTTTAAATTTGAAAAGGTCTTTACTTTATGCTGGCAAATTTGGCAGAAACACAATGACTGTGTGTTTAGGAATACGCATTTTTCTGCTCATGATGCTTTTGCTTGTGCATTTTCTTATCATCAAGTAACACTAGGATGGGATCCATGGATGAAAATAGCATCAAGTGGACACCACCCCTTCCTGGTGTTGTGAAGATCAATTTTGATGGTTTAGTGCTTCAATAGAGCTCTGTTGCAGCTATTGGCTTTGTTCTAAGAGATGATGCGGGCTGTCCTGTAGTTGCTGTTGCGCGTTGTATTGGGAAAACAAACGTCTCAGTCGCAAAAGCAACTGCTCTCAGAGATGGCCTCCTCAAAGCGAAAGAGATGAACGTAAAAATGTGGTTGTTGAGGGTGACTCTTCCTTGGTCATCAATTGTGCATGTCAACATGAAGTTTAAATGCCCCTGGAAGCTCCTCCAGATTGTCCAAGATATTGGAATGATTGCTACATTCTTTGATTATATCTCCTTTCATCATGTTCTTCGAGAAGCAATTCCTAGCTAATGCCCTTTCTAATTTGGGAGAAAAGCTCTCTAATCCTAGTTGTTGGGATGTCAACTTTCTTGTTACTGTTAGGCAGGCTTTGAATTTTGACCTCTTTGGAGCTGGTTGCTCTAGAGGTTATTCTTTGTAATTTAGTCGTTTTATCATAAAAAATATAAAAAAAAGTTTCAACCTAAGATGCATTGAAATAACTAAATACAAATACAAATTGATCGAAGATCAAAGGATATAAAAATCTAATTATCTGTGAATACTTATGTACATAAAAAAGTTGTACAACTTGTGTTTTACATTTCCTTTATGCTCTTGATAGAGTTGTTTCAGGACTTTCATGGGTTTCTTGAACAGTGATGGCAAGCTCATAAGTTGGAATGGTTTTTGAAGATGCTTGATCATGTGATGGTGTTTCTTGCTGGGAAAATATAGAAGTCGCATCTGTGTGGTCGGTATAGCTCTGTGGACTTTCTGGCCAGTTGTTATTTTGTGTTAAGGCTTTCGCTTCATGATCTTGAGCACCAATAGTACTGTCTGAATGTCGACTGCTTCTAAAAGTATGAGAGTTAAGTTCTTTTTGGTTGAAGATCTCAAACATGGCTCTAATCCTTTTCCACTTAGAGGTGCCTGAATCAGGTGGCATCAAGACATGCTTATGCTTGTGCAAGAAGGAAGTTATAGATATGATTAGAGCAAAAACTGACGCTATCCCTGCGATTAAGAAAAGTCCCCAAAAGCTCTCAAGGCCAAGAGCACTGCTAGAAAAGTTCCCGGTAGTAGAGTCTTTACAATTACTATCTTTCCTGATCCATTTATCTTCGATTTTTGTCAGCGTTCCGTCATCTGTCAAATTTAGGATTGCTTGTGTAATATCAAATACAAGAGGAGAACGTTTAGGAAATGCCTGTAAAGTCACCACATAGAAGAAGAAAAATACATGCATGAGAAATTATAAGATCTTGTATATGGAATTGTAAACCTAACAAAATAGAAAGTAAGATGGGGAGAGAGAGAGAGAGAGAGAGAGAGAGAGAGAGAGAGAGAGAGAGAGAGAGAGAGAGATANNNNNNNNNNNNNNNNNNNNGAGAGAGAGAGAGATCTTACAAAGCCAAAGCCATCGGTTTTAAAGATTGGTCCAATCATAGTATACTTGGAACAATATTTTGCAACAAGTAGCTTCATGTAAGGGGTTTCATGAACAATCGTAGCGATACCACCTCTTTCACTCCCTTTCGAAAGAGCTTCATGTATTTCTTCCATGAATCCATAAGGCTTAAGCTGGGAATCATCAAAACCATAGTCTATCAAGAGACCATAAACATAAGCACTCCTCATGTAGCCAACTTTTTCTCCACTTCGTAAAAGATCATTCAAATCATTAACAGCTGGTCGAAGTTGTTGAACAGTTAATAGTGATGCCAGATTAGCAGTATAACTTTGTGTCACTATGAGCACAACAAAGACCCATATAATCATCACAAATCTTCCCAAGTTACTAACCACTTTCTCCCCTGCAAGTGAATTCCACATTATAAAATTGGTTAAAAGTACTCAAATAAATACACATGGGTCGCCTGAAGAAAATTAGTATATGTAGCTAGAGGGAGGTAACGAGATATTACTATGTGAAAAAACCATAGTTGAAAAAGAAAACCAAAAGCTTGTGCCAACTTGATGTGAAGGAGGACCACGAAAATCTTCATTAATTCGGTGTTCAAGTACCCAAATCACAAAACCGATAAAGATGAAAAAGCACAAAGTCGTCATCCAAAGATCCCATGTCAAAGGTTGCAAAAACACCCATGCATTTTTAATTCTGCTGTCTATGATTGGCACAACCATCACTACACCAGACTCTGTATATGGCATTGCGAAGTCCACAAACAGTGTTCTATTTGCTCTAATTGTTGCATCTCCGACCACAGCATCGAAATTCTATCAAGTAGGCCAACCAAAAAAAAAAGAATTTCAAGTAAACATATAAATAAGTTACATCTTTTCAACTAAAATGTAAGTAAGACTAAGAAAACTAGAAGTATTTACTAAGTATTAACATAGTTGCAAAGAAACTTACCCCAAGGTATACTTGATAGATCAAATCATTATAGGTGCCAATGCTCGTGCCGTTTGGATATGCATATGGAATCAACTCATAAGGAAGTGCATATGGTAACTTGCCAACTACAGCCTCAAACACATCAATACTGAACCCGGTGACATCACTTGTATTGGTGCTCAAATCTGTTGTTACTTTAACAAACTCTGTAAAACCATCCTTCATTGGAACTCCAATTCTCAACTTTGTACCATTTTCTGGGATCTCCCATCCTTTTGGAACGGAGGATGACTCTCCCGGCCATATAATGGGTCCGAGAGCATCACACTTGAAAGCTGAAGCATTACAAACGTTCGTTAAATTCAATTGCTTCACTAACCCTCCATTTTTTGGTGTCCAATACCCAACTACTCTTGCTCCATAACCATTCACATTAACAATCCTAAAAGTTGACAGTTGAAGTTGTCTATCAACAAGACTAAAATCACCAGCTATGCCTTTGAAGCTAACAAGAGATAAGGCATTAGAAAGATTTGAACCATATTGAGAGACCTTTAAAGTTCCTAGATATGTAGAGTTGGAAGTTGGAGAATTTCCCTTTTGAAACTCAAAGCTTGTGTTCCCAACTCTTTCAATTGCCATGGCTATTGCAAAAGCCGCATCATAAGCTCGATATGCAAAAGCATCTAACTCAACATCAATGATTTCAGGATTATCTTTCTGGAACTGCCTTTTCCACCTTGGTCTAAATTCTCTGAACATCAATGTGTCTGAAACATCGGTCTCCACACTTAATACTCCTTGCATCGAATTCAGAACAGATCCCATTGCTTTTAAACGATCTCCAATCCCATTGGTCGTGATCCATACAAAACCTTGGTTCGTCATTCCAATCTCTTTTGCCTTGGAAAATAACTTGGATGCAAGTTTAGGCATCATATGCACTATGAAGACTCTAGTTTGCATGGTCATTAAGTTGTAAAGTTGTATCTCAATTTCATCATCGGTGGCTGATTGTGAAATTACACTTCGATATGGGACATGAACATCAACCTTTAGCAAGGCATCTATTAGAAAGGGCATGATGCCCTCCCCATACATATTGTCTACGTAAATGGGGACAACTCGCTTCCATCCAAAGTTTTGAACAATACCACTTATGGCTTTCACTTGGGTTGAATCATTTTGTGCAAATTGGAAAAAATAGGAGCTCTGAAGTGAAGTAAGAGAAGGGCTTGTTGCAGAATATGATATGATGGGCACATGAGCTTTTTCTCCAAGATTAACAACAAAATTTGCTTGCATTGACGTCATTGGTCCTAGGATTGCTTTCACTTCTACATTCTTTATCAGATCCAGAGCTGTCTCATTATAAAAGACGTATTAGTTTATAAGATTTAAAATTATTGTGCTGACGAAAATCATAAAATACCTTGCAATTAATGATAGTTTACAAAGTTATAAATCTCTTTTTGAGTAATCATAAGATTTTATGCAAAGTTATAAATGTGTTAGAGCATCTTTAGCAACACTAGCTATATTTTAATCAAATTGGGTGCGACTATTACCACCCTACTAACCACTTTGTTCACCCTAGAAGTTTTTTTTTATTAATTATAAGACTAAAATATCCTAATGTAGAATTAATTATAACAAAACACAATACTAAACCCTACAAATTAAACACGTGTTTAAACATTAAATTAATCGCTTCATTCATGGCTAAACCTTAACGCTTTTTGTATTAATAAAAAAAAAAACTTTAACACTTTTGATCTTTATAATCATTCATCATCTTCATTCAATCTCATATTATCCTAACAATTTTTATGCCTCTAATATCATATTAACTTTGACTGAATCAAAAAATCTGCTCGAAGCCTACAAATTAGATAATCTTGTTTTTGGTTTTAAGTTTCTTTATTCGAAAGATTGATTGATTGAGAAGACAAGGTCTAAGCCAAAAATACTTAATAGAGATGAGGAGAAAGCTAAACCGAAAGAAAAAGATTGAGCTAATAAAACTTATTTTTGGATATTTTAGGTATTGCAAATGGGTGAACTAAGTAAATTTCAAATTAAAATATATAAATATATATATATATATATATATATATAGGGTGAACAAAATGATTACTAAGGGGCAGCTGCACCATTTAGTCAAATTTTAGCTAAAGTAGCTAAAAAAATCATTTTGGCTAGTCATTTTAGAAGTACCTATGCACTAGTTTTCTCTATTTTAGCTCAAGATTAATTTATTTTATTGATTAAATGAAGAAAAAAATAGTTTATTGTGTTTGAAATTAAATTAAAAATTACTTAAAAGAAATGTTTTAAAATAACATAAATTATAGAGAGCCTCATCTCATTCTTTATATTTAGGAATGAGATAACTAAATGTCAAAACGAAAAGCCACTTAAGAGCTAGACTTGTGCAACTACTAAAATTGATTAAAAAAAAAAGAATTAAAAAAAAAAACTAAATACCTGTTACGGGAGAGAAATAAACTGAGAGAGAGATTTGGGGAGAATATTGTTTGTATTTATTTATAAAATAAGCCTCTATATATAGAGAATACAATACATAAAGAAAGTGCATATTCCTATTATAATACTGATATCAAGAATCCTATTATGATAGTTTCTATATATTACTGGCTTCCAAAACATTATATTTTCGTTTCTTTATAAGATTTTTATTTTATTTACAGCTACCCTTTTTTTATACGCGTTCCAAATTATTGATAGACATAACCAAACAATAGATATTACAATTAAATTTTAATCAATGGAAATCTAGATTCCATCATGTCGAAATTCTTTGAGAATTTAAGTGCAGCGAAGAGGAATGATTAAAGTTTTTGCGAAAGAACTATACATTATATTATATGGAAAATACTTGCGTCCCGAACTAGTATATACATGTGCGTTCAGACTAGCTCTCTCTTTTTTACTTATTTTGGCAATGTAAATCATAATCTTAACCGTTCAAAAGTTGAATTAATTAATTAATAAATACCACCTCTGCAAAAAACTAATGTAAACATAATTCATTTGCTCATCTGATTGTTAGTGAAAGTTAATAGTCTCATGATCAACAGTCCATTTGTTTGATACATTCGGCTGAGTAAACGATTTTATTTCACATTGATTTTTTTATTGAGGTGATCTTTATTGGTTAAGTTAACTTTTGAACGGTTAAAATTATGATTCACATTCGCAAAAGTATGTAAATAAGATATATTAATTTTTGAATTTATCATTCAATCATCGTTATATATACCCAAAAGTTTGAGAGAGAGTACCTGCGTCAGCTGCACCAACGACATCTTCGTGGGAGTTGCTGGTGTTTAAAACGACCCTAGTCTTGTATTGAGCATGGGAAGCATAGAAGTCTGAGAGTGCCATTTCTATGCAACTCAAATACATCTTCCCACTCACTTCATCAAGGTCTGCAACAACTCCCACGTTCACTGGGATTGTTGTTGCGTTTTCATCAGCTGCCACGGCGCCCGGCATGAAAATCCATGACACAAGAACAAGGATGATTCTCCTCCTCTTCTGATTCTCCATCGAGCTCGTATATATGTAATTGGACTAAGCTAGTTCTTAATTTGGAAAGATGACTGGTATTAGTAAAGGCCAAATTAACTCCAGCGTTTATATAGAAGATAGAAGAAGCAGGGTCGCAGGGATCAAGCTAACTAGCTCGGTTTAGTTAATATCGACACGAAAGTACCCGGAAAAGATCGCAAGAGAATTAGTCAGCTCACACTATAAGAATCTAATTTTAATTAATATATGATTTAGACATATCGAATAATTACACTACCTAGTCACTGCTCCCTTAAGACTTAATTAAATATCTTTGTTTCTATAAGAAACTTGTTTATAAAATTAGCGACGACTCAGAACGAGTCTAGAATATCTTGCAATTCGTTATCAATCATCATCAATCCATGTCGATCGGAGTAGTATATTGCGCGTTGTAAAGTCATCTGGTGTCCGAGTGCAGAAGAAGCATGGCAATAACCAAGGCTTGCTTAGTTGCAATGTTTTGTTTTATATACTGAAAGATTCATTCATTCCTGTATTTAAAACCAGAAGATGTAAACATCAACTTATAACTATATTGTGTTCCAAAGTTCTGGGGACGTTGAAGATTTTTTTTTTGGAAAAGTCTGGGGGTTGAAGATTTGAAAGTTCGACCTGGATTGTAGTCCATAAAAAAACATAGATCATAATAAGGTGACTGAAACTCCCAAGACTTTGTTCCCCGCTCCATCAATCATTTTTGTATTGCATGATGACAAGCGACGTTTTAATATATATATATATATATATATATATATATATATATATATNNNNNNNNNNNNNNNNNNNNNNNNNNNNNNNNNNNNNNNNNNNNNNNNNNNNNNNNNNNNNNNNNNNNNNNNNNNNNNNNNNNNNNNNNNNNNNNNNNNNNNNNNNNNNNNNNNNNNNNNNNNNNNNNNNNNNNNNNNNNNNNNNNNNNNNNNNNNNNNNNNNNNNNNNNNNNNNNNNNNNNNNNNNNNNNNNNNNNNNNNNNNNNNNNNNNNNNNNNNNNNNNNNNNNNNNNNNNNNNNNNNNNNNNNNNNNNNNNNNNNNNNNNNNNNNNNNNNNNNNNNNNNNNNNNNNNNNNNNNNNNNNNNNNNNNNNNNNNNNNNNNNNNNNNNNNNNNNNNNNNNNNNNNNNNNNNNNNNNNNNNNNNNNNNNNNNNNNNNNNNNNNNNNNNNNNNNNNNNNNNNNNNNNNNNNNNNNNNNNNNNNNNNNNNNNNNNNNNNNNNNNNNNNNNNNNNNNNNNNNNNNNNNNNNNNNNNNNNNNNNNNNNNNNNNNNNNNNNNNNNNNNNNNNNNNNNNNNNNNNNNNNNNNNNNNNNNNNNNNNNAGTTTTTCTGGTATGAACACAACCGGACAGAATTCAGTCCGTCCATTTGTTTTTCGAGTTTGAGGGCCTTAACGATTACCAAATTAGCTGAAATTTTGCAAAGATGATCTACACAATATTATCTAGATACTAGACGGTGAAGATGAGAAAATCGATCGAAAAATGGTGCAAAAATGGAAATCCGTATCAAAACTTTGGTGCGGACGTCCGCACCTGAGAATTTCTGTATATATATATATATATATATATTTCCCTCATGTCACCTTCATTCCAGCATATATAGTCTCTAATTAGAAATGATCGATTTAGTTTCGGCCGGCAGCTGATCAATTAAGGAATTTAGAAAAGTTGATTTACACTATTTTCGTAAGAAGTTTCACATGTTCTTAGATCAGTACAAATGAACACATCGATTGAATAAATTAAAGTGGATATATAGTGCTTCGGATTAAAATGATAGATTTGAGGGCGTTGATGAACTCGTGCTTCGTAATGACAATACAGAAGTTGTGATTGTGTTAGAGTTATTCAACCCGATAGAATATACTCTCGATCCCAAACTATATATATGAGCTAGTCGAGATCAAATGAGTTTCCTCATAGCCGAAGTGAAGCCATATATATGCATATGAGATTGTTTATGACCTTCTTGATGAGGAAAACCTAGCTATTAAAG from Fragaria vesca subsp. vesca linkage group LG3, FraVesHawaii_1.0, whole genome shotgun sequence harbors:
- the LOC101300895 gene encoding glutamate receptor 2.8-like; amino-acid sequence: MENQKRRRIILVLVSWIFMPGAVAADENATTIPVNVGVVADLDEVSGKMYLSCIEMALSDFYASHAQYKTRVVLNTSNSHEDVVGAADAALDLIKNVEVKAILGPMTSMQANFVVNLGEKAHVPIISYSATSPSLTSLQSSYFFQFAQNDSTQVKAISGIVQNFGWKRVVPIYVDNMYGEGIMPFLIDALLKVDVHVPYRSVISQSATDDEIEIQLYNLMTMQTRVFIVHMMPKLASKLFSKAKEIGMTNQGFVWITTNGIGDRLKAMGSVLNSMQGVLSVETDVSDTLMFREFRPRWKRQFQKDNPEIIDVELDAFAYRAYDAAFAIAMAIERVGNTSFEFQKGNSPTSNSTYLGTLKVSQYGSNLSNALSLVSFKGIAGDFSLVDRQLQLSTFRIVNVNGYGARVVGYWTPKNGGLVKQLNLTNVCNASAFKCDALGPIIWPGESSSVPKGWEIPENGTKLRIGVPMKDGFTEFVKVTTDLSTNTSDVTGFSIDVFEAVVGKLPYALPYELIPYAYPNGTSIGTYNDLIYQVYLGNFDAVVGDATIRANRTLFVDFAMPYTESGVVMVVPIIDSRIKNAWVFLQPLTWDLWMTTLCFFIFIGFVIWVLEHRINEDFRGPPSHQVGTSFWFSFSTMVFSHREKVVSNLGRFVMIIWVFVVLIVTQSYTANLASLLTVQQLRPAVNDLNDLLRSGEKVGYMRSAYVYGLLIDYGFDDSQLKPYGFMEEIHEALSKGSERGGIATIVHETPYMKLLVAKYCSKYTMIGPIFKTDGFGFAFPKRSPLVFDITQAILNLTDDGTLTKIEDKWIRKDSNCKDSTTGNFSSSALGLESFWGLFLIAGIASVFALIISITSFLHKHKHVLMPPDSGTSKWKRIRAMFEIFNQKELNSHTFRSSRHSDSTIGAQDHEAKALTQNNNWPESPQSYTDHTDATSIFSQQETPSHDQASSKTIPTYELAITVQETHESPETTLSRA